Proteins encoded in a region of the Pseudomonas sp. PDNC002 genome:
- a CDS encoding RidA family protein: MQLTRIATNDRLSGAMVFGSLVFLSGQVPGQATDIQGQTREVLAKIDALLADAGTKKANLLSATIYLKDIATHFEAMNGVWSAWLPEGCAPTRTTVQALLARPSVLVEITVVAARP, encoded by the coding sequence ATGCAACTCACACGCATCGCCACCAACGACCGCCTTTCCGGCGCTATGGTCTTCGGCTCGCTGGTGTTCCTCTCCGGGCAGGTACCCGGCCAGGCCACCGATATCCAGGGCCAGACCCGCGAAGTGCTGGCGAAGATCGACGCGCTGCTGGCTGACGCCGGCACCAAGAAGGCGAACCTCCTCAGCGCGACCATCTACCTGAAGGACATCGCCACCCATTTCGAGGCCATGAACGGCGTCTGGTCCGCCTGGCTGCCCGAAGGCTGCGCGCCGACCCGCACCACCGTGCAGGCGCTGCTGGCGCGCCCGTCTGTTCTGGTGGAAATCACGGTGGTCGCCGCGCGGCCCTGA
- the hutG gene encoding N-formylglutamate deformylase, with product MDNVLEFKRGRVPLLISMPHPGIRLTPAVEAGLVDEARELADTDWHIPQLYAFAEELGASTLAAGYSRYVIDLNRPADDKPLYSTATTGLYPDTLFDGRPLFKEGQTPSTEERARYLKEVWTPYHQTLADELARLKAEFGYALLWDAHSIASVIPHLFDGKLPDFNIGTNSGASCDAELAERLVAVCADAPAYRHILNGRFKGGHITRHYGQPQDNVHAVQLELAQCNYMDEHAPFGYREDLAAPTAQVLRRMLETFIAWGRERYGR from the coding sequence ATGGATAACGTTCTCGAATTCAAACGCGGCCGTGTGCCGCTTCTGATCAGCATGCCGCACCCCGGCATCCGCCTGACTCCGGCCGTGGAAGCCGGCCTGGTGGACGAGGCCCGCGAGCTGGCCGACACCGACTGGCACATCCCGCAGCTCTACGCCTTTGCCGAAGAGCTGGGCGCCAGCACCTTGGCCGCTGGCTACTCGCGCTACGTCATCGACCTCAACCGCCCGGCCGACGACAAGCCGTTGTACAGCACCGCCACCACCGGCCTTTATCCGGACACCCTGTTCGACGGCCGCCCGCTGTTCAAGGAAGGGCAGACGCCTTCCACGGAAGAGCGTGCGCGTTACCTCAAGGAGGTCTGGACGCCGTATCACCAGACCCTGGCCGACGAGCTCGCACGGCTGAAGGCAGAATTCGGCTATGCGCTGCTGTGGGATGCCCATTCGATCGCCTCGGTGATTCCGCACCTGTTCGACGGCAAGCTGCCGGACTTCAATATCGGCACCAACAGCGGCGCGAGCTGCGACGCGGAGCTGGCCGAGCGGCTGGTCGCGGTGTGCGCCGATGCACCGGCTTACCGCCACATCCTCAACGGCCGCTTCAAGGGCGGGCACATCACCCGCCACTACGGCCAGCCGCAGGACAATGTGCACGCGGTGCAACTGGAACTCGCGCAGTGCAACTACATGGATGAGCACGCGCCCTTCGGCTACCGCGAAGACCTCGCCGCGCCGACCGCCCAAGTACTCCGACGCATGCTGGAAACCTTCATTGCCTGGGGCCGCGAACGCTACGGCCGCTGA
- a CDS encoding D-amino acid dehydrogenase, with protein sequence MAQRICIIGAGVVGLATAHALVQEGFDVTVLEARDAAGLETSFANGGQLSYRYVAPLADAGVPQQALGWLLRGDSPLRLRPRLDPAQWRWLMEFTAACRRSVNQANAKHLLRLALFSQSTLAQWRNDGLDDFDWRRNGKLVAFREEGSFRSARQNLSDPSVQWVLDAEQCRQLDPALAAAPFVGGVYTPDEEVADCFLFCQRLAERLQASGRCRLVYARPASRLIIRNGVVIGVEVGGESFEADHVVLAAGYRSAALLPGGPRLPLYPLKGYSLTAPIRSSDFAPDVSLTDYDRKVVYARIGERLRIAAMVDIVGFDPRLEPKRLELIRQQAADTLPEACDYGAAIEWAGMRPATPTGVPLVGACGPRGLWLNLGHGALGFTLACGSAQLIAAQIAGRRPGIDTSGLTPARLAG encoded by the coding sequence ATGGCACAGCGGATTTGCATCATCGGCGCGGGCGTGGTCGGACTGGCCACGGCCCACGCGCTGGTCCAGGAAGGATTTGACGTGACCGTGCTGGAAGCGCGGGATGCGGCTGGCCTGGAAACCAGCTTCGCCAACGGCGGCCAGCTGTCCTACCGCTACGTGGCGCCGCTGGCCGACGCTGGTGTGCCGCAGCAGGCACTGGGCTGGCTGCTGCGCGGCGATTCACCGCTGCGCCTGCGCCCGCGCCTGGATCCGGCGCAGTGGCGCTGGCTGATGGAATTCACCGCGGCCTGTCGGCGCTCGGTGAACCAGGCCAATGCGAAACATTTGCTGCGCCTCGCGCTGTTCAGCCAGAGCACGCTGGCGCAGTGGCGCAACGATGGGCTGGACGATTTCGACTGGCGACGCAATGGCAAGCTGGTGGCCTTCCGTGAGGAAGGCAGTTTCCGCAGCGCGCGGCAGAACCTGTCGGACCCCTCGGTGCAGTGGGTGCTCGACGCTGAGCAGTGCCGGCAGCTTGATCCCGCCTTGGCAGCCGCGCCCTTCGTGGGTGGCGTCTACACGCCGGATGAGGAGGTCGCCGACTGCTTCCTGTTCTGCCAGCGGCTCGCCGAGAGACTTCAGGCATCGGGACGTTGCCGGCTGGTTTATGCCCGCCCGGCTTCCCGGCTGATCATTCGCAATGGCGTCGTGATCGGTGTGGAGGTGGGCGGGGAGAGCTTCGAGGCCGATCACGTCGTCCTCGCCGCCGGCTACCGCAGCGCGGCGCTGCTGCCGGGCGGGCCGCGCCTGCCGCTCTATCCGCTGAAGGGCTACAGCCTGACCGCGCCGATCCGCAGCAGCGACTTCGCGCCCGACGTGAGCCTCACCGACTACGACCGCAAGGTGGTCTATGCGCGCATCGGCGAGCGCCTGCGCATCGCTGCCATGGTCGACATCGTCGGCTTCGACCCGCGCCTGGAGCCTAAGCGCCTGGAGTTGATCCGCCAGCAGGCGGCGGACACCCTGCCCGAAGCCTGCGACTACGGCGCCGCCATCGAGTGGGCCGGCATGCGCCCGGCCACGCCCACCGGCGTACCGCTGGTGGGCGCCTGCGGGCCGCGAGGGCTTTGGCTCAACCTCGGCCACGGCGCGCTCGGTTTCACCCTGGCGTGTGGCAGTGCGCAATTGATCGCCGCGCAGATCGCCGGGCGCCGGCCGGGTATCGACACTTCCGGCCTGACGCCCGCGCGGCTGGCCGGCTGA